From the genome of Desulfovibrio sp.:
AAATCAAGTGCGTTTGGCAAGGACAATTTTTACGGCGATTGCCTGCGAAACCCGGGCGCGGCGAACCTTCCGCCTAAGGTTTCATGGTGAAGGAGCAGCAAAAAAAAGGCGCGCCCGAGGGCGCGCCTTGTAGAGGTCAAAAGCGGTGTTTTAGACGATCATGCTCAGGTCGTAGGTGGTGAGGAACTGGTTCATGCGCTTGTGGGCATCGTCCATGCGCTTGCGCAGGTCCTTCCTGTACTGTTCGAGGTCGAGCTTCTTGGTGGCCACGCCGGTATCCATGGCGGCCTTGGCCACGGCGGGGGCTTCCCACTCGAGCATGCGGAAGTCCAGGGCCTTGGGCATGACGTAGTCCAGGCCGAGCTTGAGTTCCTTCACGCCGTACATATCGCAGATTTCGGAAGGAACGGGCTCCTTGGCCAACTCGGCAATGGCTTTGGCAGCGGCCATCTTCATCTCTTCGTTGATCATCCTGGAACCGGCGTCCAGGGCTCCGCGGAAAATGAAGGGGAAGCCGGAGACGTTGTTGACCTGGTTCGGGAAGTCCGAACGGCCGGTGCCCATGATGGCGTCGGGGCGGGCGGCCTTGGCGTCGGGATAGGGGATTTCGGGGTCGGGGTTGGCCATGGCGAAGATCACCGGAGACTTGCCCATGCCCTTGACCATGTCCTGGTTGACCGCGTCCTTGACGGAAAGGCCCAGGAACACGTCTGCGCCCTTCATGGCTTCGCCAAGGCTTGCGTATTCCTTCTTCTGCGCGTCGCCGAAGAAGGCTTTGGTGGCGTGCAGGCCGGTGCGGCTCTTGTTGATGTGGCCCTTGGTGTCGAACATGGCGATGTTCTCGCGGGCGATGCCCATGGCCACGTACAGCTTGGAGCAGGCGATGGCGGCCGCGCCGGCGCCGGAAACGACCACGCGCAGATCCTCGATCTTCTTGCCGGTGATCTCGCAGGCGTTCAGAAGCCCGGCTGCGGACACGATGGCGGTGCCGTGCTGGTCGTCGTGGAAAACGGGGATCTCAAGCATTTCGATCAAGGTCTGCTCGATTTCGAAACACTCGGGAGCCTTTATGTCTTCCAGGTTGATGCCGCCCACGGAGGGTTCGAGCATCTTGCAGAACTCGATGACCTGCTCGGGTTTGGCCGCGTTGATGTTCAGGTCGTAGACGTCGATGTCGGCAAAGATCTTGAAGAGAAAACCCTTGCCTTCCATGACGGGCTTGCCGGCCTTGGGGCCGATGTTGCCAAGGCCCAGAACGGCGGTGCCGTTGGACACGACGGCGACGTTGTTGCCGCGGTTGGTGTAGTCGTAAATCTTCGACGGGTCGGCATGGATTGCGCGGCACGCCTCCGCCACGCCCGGCGAGTAGGCCATGGAGAGGTCTTTCTGGTTGCGGAAGGGTTTGCAGGGAACCACTTCAAGCTTGCCGACACGCGCTGCCGAATGGTAGCGCAGGGCTTCCTCTTTGGTGAACAGGGCCATATTTGTGACCTCCAAAATGCGGTCAAGCGTTGAAGCGGGCGAGAGCGAGCGATTTGATTTTTAGGTCACTCCGCCGGATTGCGCAACATGTTTCGCGTGGCCTGATTCTTGATTCGTAAAGGACGCAATGCGCACATTGGTCATAAATTTGACCCGCTTCGGGGACCTGCTCCAGACGCAACCAGTGTTTACGGGGCTCAAGCAGGCAGGCGGCGAGGTCGGCCTGGTCTGCCTCCAGAACTTTCAGGCCGCCACCAGGCTTGTGAGGCATTTGGATTCGGTGTTCCCTGTGGCTGGTGCGAAATTCCTGGCCGAACTCGACCGGGGCTGGCCCCTGGCTCTGGGCGACTGTCTCGGCTGGGCCCATGGCGTCCGCGCGGACTTTAAGCCTGAGTGCATCATCAACCTGACCCCTTCGCTCCCCGGGAGGCTCCTGGCCAAGATTCTCGGGGATGTTCCCGTGCTGGGCTTCGCGCTCGACGACTTTGGTTTCGGCTCCTACTCCACGCCGTGGGCCGCTTTTTTGGAGGCCACATCGCGGTACAGGGGCTCAAGCCCGTTCAATCTCGTGGATCTCTTTTTCAAGGCCGCCCACCTGGGAGACGCACCCAGAGACTTCCGCCTGGCCGACCCGGACCCTCAGGCGTTGCTGGCCGTGCAAGGCATGGTCTCGGAGCAATGCGCACTCGCGAACTCCGGCCTTGTGGGCATGCAGCTCGGGGCAAGCGCGGCCAAACGCCAGTGGCCCACCGGGCATTTCGCCAGAACCGCTGAGTTTTTATGGGAGCGTCACCGGCTGCTGCCGGTGCTTTTGGGCTCAAAAGAGGAAGAGCCTCTGGCAATGTCCTTCGCGGCCGGTTCCAGCGTGCCCCATGTGAACCTGGTTGGGCGCACCGGCCTTAGCGAACTGGCAGCGGCCGTCGGCATGCTGCGGCTTCTGGTCACCAACGACACGGGCACCATGCATCTGGCCGCCGGGCTTGACGTGCCCATCCTGGCGATCTTTCTGGCCACGGCCCAGCCGTGGGACACCGGACCGTACCGGGCCGGGACCTGCTGCCTGGAACCGGACATGGAGTGCCACCCCTGCTCGTTCTCCCACGAATGCCAGACAGGCTGGTCCTGCCGGGAAGCCGTCACTCCGGAAGCCGCAACGGCCTTTCTGGACGGTTTCCTCACGAGCGGCAGGTGGCCCGAACTCTCAGGACTTGGGGCAAGGGCCTGGGAGAGTGTGAACGGGCAGGGCGGGTTCTTGTCCCTTGCGTCCCGCTCCGGCCACGGGAAGAGCCTGCCCGCCGTATGGAACGCGATTCAGCGCGCCGCATGGCGGCGGTTTCTTGACGGCGAACCGCTTGTTTTCACGGGCGACGAAGCCGAGAACCTGCCGCTTGCATTCAGAACCAGGCTGCACGGTGTTCTCTCCCAGGCCTCCGGGCTCTGCGAAGTGCTCCTCAAGCAGGCCCAGGTGCTGTCCCATGCGCAACACCAGACCATGCGCTCCAAATTCATGGGAACCTGGCAGCGCCTGGAATCCCTGTTTGCTTCCGAGCCTTCCTTGAGCGCCCTGTCGCATCTGTGGATGCACCTCTCCCAGGCCGAAAGTCACGATCTCTCTCACTTCACCGGATTCGCCGGAAGGGTCTCCGAATTCGTCTCGTCGCTTGCCCGCCTGCTCGCTCCGCGGCAGTAAACAACATCTGGCATCCTCCTTGCACTGACGGTGCTGCAGGAATTTATTTCCACCACCGCCACATCCTTATTTGAGGAGGGAGAGACATGATCGTTGTGGACGGCCGGGAAACCGGGCTTAAAATCCAGAGTTTCGAGAACCTGGAACAGCTTCTTGTGAAGGTGCAGGGGGAGAACTACCTTGAAGGCCGCATCGTAACGGATGTCCTGGTGAACAAGGAGCCTTTCTCCGAAATTTATCCACATCAGGCCGAGGACGTGGAGTCTTCGGAAATCGAGTCGGTTGAGATCCTGAGCGTGCCGACCCACGAAATGGCCGTGAACATCACCCGCGAGCTGTACAAGGTGGTGACCCTCATGGACCACGGCGCACGCCGCGTGGCCGAGCTGTTCCGCAAGGCCGACGACAACGAGGCCCTGGAGGTCTATCAGGACCTCATGGACGTCACCCGCGATTTCCTCGGCATGGTCGGGGTGCTCCGGGGCGAATTCAGCCTCAAGCACGCCCCCAATTTCAACGAGGCCGCCGAGGAACTTTCCAGCCTGTTCTCGGAGATGCTCGAGGTCATCGAGAACGAGGACTGGATTCTTCTTGCGGATCTTCTTGAGTTCGAATTCATCCCCACGGTGGATCGCTGGAAGAAGATCGTGGCCCAGTTGCGCGAGGACATCAAGGAAGTTGCCCGCGCGGCCTAACAAAGGCGGCATTGTATGAGCGACGAAATAGAAATTCTCGACAAAGCGTTGCGGTCTGGCCGCCAGGAGCTGCAGCAGCTCGTTGATGGCGAAGTGGAGGGGGCGGAGCAACTGGCCCAGGAGCGTCTTGCCCTTATGGACGAGGCGTGGCGCATGCGCGACCCGTTGAAGATCGGCGTGCTCAAGGAGAAACTCCTGCAGCTGCAAAGTCTTCAAGGGCAGATAACGGCTGAAGCGCGCCGCTTGCACGAGGCCATCCGACGCGACCTCTTGAGAGCCAGGCAGGAGAACCAGCGCCTGACGGGGTATCGTTCGTCGCTTCGAGTCTCTCCTCATGGCGCACGATTCGTGGACAGGGCCGGTTGATATTACCGGGAGCAGAAAGTTTTAACTTTCGTGCTCTCCGGTTATAAGTGCCAGCCGCCGCAGGCGGCGACAGCGGCGGCCGCCGCTCGGAGCAAAATGCAGTTACATTTTGCACCTGGCAATAACGGTCTTGAAGGCCGGGCGAAAGCCCGGCCTTCTGATTTTACGGGACTTTGTCCGTGCGAGCCTTCTTATGATGGACGACTTTCTTTAAGTGAATGATTCCAACCTCTCCGGTTCCCCCCCCATGCGCCATTCGATTCCCATCCCCTTGAATTGAAACCGGCTCTTGCCCGCCGTGGAGGCGAATCCGCCAAGGTGCACTCTCCACCAGGCCGTTTCAGAATAT
Proteins encoded in this window:
- a CDS encoding glycosyltransferase family 9 protein — encoded protein: MRTLVINLTRFGDLLQTQPVFTGLKQAGGEVGLVCLQNFQAATRLVRHLDSVFPVAGAKFLAELDRGWPLALGDCLGWAHGVRADFKPECIINLTPSLPGRLLAKILGDVPVLGFALDDFGFGSYSTPWAAFLEATSRYRGSSPFNLVDLFFKAAHLGDAPRDFRLADPDPQALLAVQGMVSEQCALANSGLVGMQLGASAAKRQWPTGHFARTAEFLWERHRLLPVLLGSKEEEPLAMSFAAGSSVPHVNLVGRTGLSELAAAVGMLRLLVTNDTGTMHLAAGLDVPILAIFLATAQPWDTGPYRAGTCCLEPDMECHPCSFSHECQTGWSCREAVTPEAATAFLDGFLTSGRWPELSGLGARAWESVNGQGGFLSLASRSGHGKSLPAVWNAIQRAAWRRFLDGEPLVFTGDEAENLPLAFRTRLHGVLSQASGLCEVLLKQAQVLSHAQHQTMRSKFMGTWQRLESLFASEPSLSALSHLWMHLSQAESHDLSHFTGFAGRVSEFVSSLARLLAPRQ
- a CDS encoding malate dehydrogenase, which encodes MALFTKEEALRYHSAARVGKLEVVPCKPFRNQKDLSMAYSPGVAEACRAIHADPSKIYDYTNRGNNVAVVSNGTAVLGLGNIGPKAGKPVMEGKGFLFKIFADIDVYDLNINAAKPEQVIEFCKMLEPSVGGINLEDIKAPECFEIEQTLIEMLEIPVFHDDQHGTAIVSAAGLLNACEITGKKIEDLRVVVSGAGAAAIACSKLYVAMGIARENIAMFDTKGHINKSRTGLHATKAFFGDAQKKEYASLGEAMKGADVFLGLSVKDAVNQDMVKGMGKSPVIFAMANPDPEIPYPDAKAARPDAIMGTGRSDFPNQVNNVSGFPFIFRGALDAGSRMINEEMKMAAAKAIAELAKEPVPSEICDMYGVKELKLGLDYVMPKALDFRMLEWEAPAVAKAAMDTGVATKKLDLEQYRKDLRKRMDDAHKRMNQFLTTYDLSMIV